The window CAGAGGGACTGATAACAATAGATTCTGGTTCTGCCGTCTacacaaagaaacaagcaaaaatGATTTGAGCTTAACACAATACAATATAACTCTGATATATGAAAACTGACCTCTTTCAAAGTGTCACCACGAGGAATTCGTGGTTTAGCAAGGTTAAATCTTCTGATATGTCCACGCAACTCTTTAGAACCGTCTTTAACAACACTTGTATCCTCAACCGAAACATAAGCAACCAACTTACCAGACAACTCACGACGTTTATCAATTTGCACTTGAGGTTCACTCAAAAGAGAAGGAATAACCTAGATGATTAAACAATACACAGATACATTCACAATCACAAATACTAatcaaaaaaacccaaaaaaaaagtattcaacttttatatttttaaaactcacCATAGAGTAAATGGGAAGCTGGGCATCGATAGTTTTCAAAAGCTCAGGTCCTGAGAAATCCCAATGACGAACTGTACCATCAAGAGACGCAGTCCAACAATAACAGAGGATCTTTTGAGCAGGACTCGATGCAGGAACAACGATTAGAGTCGTTACTGGAGCTGTATGACCTTCAAGCGAAGTAATCTATAAAAACAGAAATGTATAAATCAACGATTCGAAGAGAAACCCTGAGAACTCCGGAGAAGAATCAAAGCAATTAGGTACCTGTAAGCCAGTGGCGGCGCTGAAAACGGAGACAGTGTTTCCTGTGCAAACAAGAAGCTTTTTAGCGTCGTTGGAGAATGAAGGAGGTGAAGTTACGTAGCTTCTTCCGCCGcgaatcattgttttttttctttcttaaatttccGGCGAAGAAGAGGCGGAGATTTtggggatgaagaagaagaagaagcaaagggaGACGCACAAATTTGCAAAAGCCCTAAACcctttcttcgtttttttttttccagcttattaaatttaaattccaTTATTTCTAAAACCGGAAAATNNNNNNNNNNNNNNNNNNNNNNNNNNNNNNNNNNNNNNNNNNNNNNNNNNNNNNNNNNNNNNNNNNNNNNNNNNNNNNNNNNNNNNNNNNNNNNNNNNNNNNNNNNNNNNNNNNNNNNNNNNNNNNNNNNNNNNNNNNNNNNNNNNNNNNNNNNNNNNNNNNNNNNNNNNNNNNNNNNNNNNNNNNNNNNNNNNNNNNNNNNNNNNNNNNNNNNNNNNNNNNNNNNNNNNNNNNNNNNNNNNNNNNNNNNNNNNNNNNNNNNNNNNNNNNNNNNNNNNNNNNNNNNNNNNNNNNNNNNNNNNNNNNNNNNNNNNNNNNNNNNNNNNNNNNNNNNNNNNNNNNNNNNNNNNNNNNNNNNNNNNNNNNNNNNNNNNNNNNNNNNNNNNNNNNNNNNNNNNNNNNNNNNNNNNNNNNNNNNNNNNNNNNNNNNNNNNNNNNNNNNNNNNNNNNNNNNNNNNNNNNNNNNNNNNNNNNNNNNNNNNNNNNNNNNNNNNNNNNNNNNNNNNNNNNNNNNNNNNNNNNNNNNNNNNNNNNNNNNNNNNNNNNNNNNNNNNNNNNNNNNNNNNNNNNNNNNNNNNNNNNNNNNNNNNNNNNNNNNNNNNNNNNNNNNNNNNNNNNNNNNNNNNNNNNNNNNNNNNNNNNNNNNNNNNNNNNNNNNNNNNNNNNNNNNNNNNNNNNNNNNNNNNNNNNNNNNNNNNNNNNNNNNNNNNNNNNNNNNNNNNNNNNNNNNNNNNNNNNNNNNNNNNNNNNNNNNNNNNNNNNNNNNNNNNNNNNNNNNNNNNNNNNNNNNNNNNNNNNNNNNNNNNNNNNNNNNNNNNNNNNNNNNNNNNNNNNNNNNNNNNNNNNNNNNNNNNNNNNNNNNNNNNNNNNNNNNNNNNNNNNNNNNNNNNNNNNNNNNNNNNNNNNNNNNNNNNNNNNNNNNNNNNNNNNNNNNNNNNNNNNNNNNNNNNNNNNNNNNNNNNNNNNNNNNNNNNNNNNNNNNNNNNNNNNNNNNNNNNNNNNNNNNNNNNNNNNNNNNNNNNNNNNNNNNNNNNNNNNNNNNNNNNNNNNNNNNNNNNNNNNNNNNNNNNNNNNNNNNNNNNNNNNNNNNNNNNNNNNNNNNNNNNNNNNNNNNNNNNNNNNNNNNNNNNNNNNNNNNNNNNNNNNNNNNNNNNNNNNNNNNNNNNNNNNNNNNNNNNNNNNNNNNNNNNNNNNNNNNNNNNNNNNNNNNNNNNNNNNNNNNNNNNNNNNNNNNNNNNNNNNNNNNNNNNNNNNNNNNNNNNNNNNNNNNNNNNNNNNNNNNNNNNNNNNNNNNNNNNNNNNNNNNNNNNNNNNNNNNNNNNNNNNNNNNNNNNNNNNNNNNNNNNNNNNNNNNNNNNNNNNNNNNNNNNNNNNNNNNNNNNNNNNNNNNNNNNNNNNNNNNNNNNNNNNNNNNNNNNNNNNNNNNNNNNNNNNNNNNNNNNNNNNNNNNNNNNNNNNNNNNNNNNNNNNNNNNNNNNNNNNNNNNNNNNNNNNNNNNNNNNNNNNNNNNNNNNNNNNNNNNNNNNNNNNNNNNNNNNNNNNNNNNNNNNNNNNNNNNNNNNNNNNNNNNNNNNNNNNNNNNNNNNNNNNNNNNNNNNNNNNNNNNNNNNNNNNNNNNNNNNNNNNNNNNNNNNNNNNNNNNNNNNNNNNNNNNNNNNNNNNNNNNNNNNNNNNNNNNNNNNNNNNNNNNNNNNNNNNNNNNNNNNNNNNNNNNNNNNNNNNNNNNNNNNNNNNNNNNNNNNNNNNNNNNNNNNNNNNNNNNNNNNNNNNNNNNNNNNNNNNNNNNNNNNNNNNNNNNNNNNNNNNNNNNNNNNNNNNNNNNNNNNNNNNNNNNNNNNNNNNNNNNNNNNNNNNNNNTCGGAAGAGAAATTAAGGACATTAACTTCAGCAGAGTGCCAGTGCCATGTAGTGCAAGATTCAGCATCATCTTCACCTCTCACTCCAGCGTTATCCAAATCAACCATAGctctcacttttttcttttgattaccCAAGGCAAGTTTTCTATTACCAACTCCTCTCCAAATCAACACTCTTCCAGTAACATCTCCAGCAGCTATAATTCTCTCAGTGGGATGAAAAGCAAAAGCATTGATAAACTTTGAATGATGTAGTGTCATCTTCCTGGAAACCGCATGCCTTGATCCTCCTCCAGAAGAAGGAACATCCCATATATGAATTTTACACTTGTGACGGATTCCGAAAAACTCTCCAGAGGGACTGATAACAATAGATTCTGGTTCTGCCGTCTacacaaagaaacaagcaaaaatGATTTGAGCTTAACACAATACAATATAACTCTGATATATGAAAACTGACCTCTTTCAAAGTGTCACCACGAGGAATTCGTGGTTTAGCAAGGTTAAATCTTCTGATATGTCCACGCAACTCTTTAGAACCGTCTTTAACAACACTTGTATCCTCAACCGAAACATAAGCAACCAACTTACCAGACAACTCACGACGTTTATCAATTTGCACTTGAGGTTCACTCAAAAGAGAAGGAATAACCTAGATGATTAAACAATACACAGATACATTCACAATCACAAATACTAatcaaaaaaacccaaaaaaaaagtattcaacttttatatttttaaaactcacCATAGAGTAAATGGGAAGCTGGGCATCGATAGTTTTCAAAAGCTCAGGTCCTGAGAAATCCCAATGACGAACTGTACCATCAAGAGACGCAGTCCAACAATAACAGAGGATCTTTTGAGCAGGACTCGATGCAGGAACAACGATTAGAGTCGTTACTGGAGCTGTATGACCTTCAAGCGAAGTAATCTATAAAAACAGAAATGTATAAATCAACGATTCGAAGAGAAACCCTGAGAACTCCGGAGAAGAATCAAAGCAATTAGGTACCTGTAAGCCAGTGGCGGCGCTGAAAACGGAGACAGTGTTTCCTGTGCAAACAAGAAGCTTTTTAGCGTCGTTGGAGAATGAAGGAGGTGAAGTTACGTAGCTTCTTCCGCCGcgaatcattgttttttttctttcttaaatttccGGCGAAGAAGAGGCGGAGATTTtggggatgaagaagaagaagaagcaaagggaGACGCACAAATTTGCAAAAGCCCTAAACcctttcttcgtttttttttttccagcttattaaatttaaattccaTTATTTCTAAAACCggaaaatattacaaaaaaaaaaaaaacgctaaaaaaaaaaaattaaaattacgaCCATAGAGAAAGTTGGGCTGTTGTCGGGAAGAGTTTGGGCCTTTATAGTGGGCCTTGAATATAGCGAGGTCCAGTAGATCGGATAATTACGAGGTTATGAAACgctaaacaaatttaatttgtaaatcaCTTTTCAGTTGAATCATAGCAagcagaaatttttttttttgctagacaGAGAAAAAACTTTAGCAAATTATTTTGAACTCGGAGACATGTAACTAAGAtaagtagaacctctataaattaataaggtgggaaccatgaaattttattaatttatagaggttttaatttaccgataaattaataattattaatttatcgataaattaataaaatattaatttatgaagatgatttttttatcagaaattcagaGTTTATAAGAAATTGCTGCTATTATTTttcaaggtgatgatgaagttgaagaagatatgaCGATATCTTTAGAACCAGTTACACATAAGGAAGCAATTATCGCGTCAAGAActctctacaatttttggatgcgatttgagaagacaacaccagAAGTTTTTGATGCTGtcagaaagattagagatgctCTCCAACAATAATGcaaattcaataacaaacaaacaacaatatattcatatttcactaaataattcttagatatatatatatatatatatatatatatatatatatactagtttatttgattattaatttatgatattgatgggatcatatttttacatggaatttttaaaaaagttattaatttattattttatcgaataatgtccaaaattacactagtctcAACTTGGGAccgaaaaaatttattaatttatagaagttattaatttaccgagtattaatttgtAGATGTTCTACtgtacatataaaaattattaatatatggTAAAAAGTGAATAATGTTATTAAGCTTACAACAAACCAAATGGATGAATGGCATCTCCATTGTTACATTACATAAAACTACAAAGAGCTACATTACAtagggtttttttaaaaaatataccaaaagagTCCTCTAAGGCTAAAATGGATTCCATATGATCAATCATCTGAATAAAACTTTCCTCAAGACTCAAAGCTTTTTAACTCTCTTAGAAAAACAGGTTTTGGAATTTGAACCAAAGGGGAAagatgtttatattttatggtTTACTTATACGCTCTGTGCTTTTCCAGGCATCTCCTTTGCTTTCACAGCCTTGATATCCTGCATTTGATTTCAACAAGATGAGTGCTATAACCACAAGATGTACTAGAGGAACATATGCACTAAATCAATGACCAAAGAGACCAAGTCCAAAAACCAATCCGTGACATTTTTTGACTACCAAAAGcaatttttataattgagtTGATATTGGGTGAAGATCATCAAGCTTCATTTACATTATATTGGTTGCAATTGTTGTGTTCATTACCttagaagtaaaaaaagaaaacactcgAACCTAGCTTTGCTTTAAAGCTTTACCAAAATGAACATGAGACAAAGTTTTGTTCAACCAACAAGTTAACTAAAAAGCTGATGAATCAAGCGGGGACTAAAGGAGTTGTTATCGATAAGAAACTAATAGAAAGAGAGATTCAGGAACCGCAAGAACGTGAAACTAAAACGTATAGAGAGAATCAAAAAGGAAAGTATAAACACTTACTGATCCTTTGCTTTCGTAGTACTCATCCAAAGCCCACTGATACTTAGACTGGTTTAACCCAAACCATCTCACCAAATGATCATCCACACTTGAATGAGCTGTCGTTTAAGgatacacacacacaataatGTCAAATCACAGAAACAGTATGAAAAAATCCAGATTTCAAGGTATATCAGAAGTTCAGAACTAATCTACATCCCAATCACTTCACAAAGATAGAAACTTTTACATCTGTTTCCACCATTTCTCAGCTTAATTTCCcaagcaatcaatcaaaaaGTATCATCAATACAGAAATCatctgaaactcaagatccagAAAAATGAGGAAACTTTTCAAGCTCAAAGTCAGTCAGATTTCTCAAGTTTCATACCATTTTGAACCTTGGTGACGGCGTTTTTAAAGAAGCCCAAAACAGAGCCGTCCTCTCCAGAAGAAGCCACCGACTTAAACTGCTGAGGGGGAGGAAGAACGGGAGGTGCCATGACAGGCTTCTGAGACACGGTGGAAGAGGGAAATTCAGGTGGTTTAGGAGTGGCCAGAGGAGTCATAAAGACTGTGTAAGGACCGATTTTTCCGATGACAGGAGGAGGTGTTGATGGGTCTTTGTTGATCGGCATCTTGAAAAGGTGATGTGAAATTGAGAGAAAAtggaaagaacaaaataaattcaga is drawn from Camelina sativa cultivar DH55 chromosome 1, Cs, whole genome shotgun sequence and contains these coding sequences:
- the LOC104700937 gene encoding uncharacterized protein LOC104700937, whose product is MPINKDPSTPPPVIGKIGPYTVFMTPLATPKPPEFPSSTVSQKPVMAPPVLPPPQQFKSVASSGEDGSVLGFFKNAVTKVQNAHSSVDDHLVRWFGLNQSKYQWALDEYYESKGSDIKAVKAKEMPGKAQSV
- the LOC109124408 gene encoding WD repeat-containing protein 75-like; this translates as MIRGGRSYVTSPPSFSNDAKKLLVCTGNTVSVFSAATGLQITSLEGHTAPVTTLIVVPASSPAQKILCYCWTASLDGTVRHWDFSGPELLKTIDAQLPIYSMVIPSLLSEPQVQIDKRRELSGKLVAYVSVEDTSVVKDGSKELRGHIRRFNLAKPRIPRGDTLKETAEPESIVISPSGEFFGIRHKCKIHIWDVPSSGGGSRHAVSRKMTLHHSKFINAFAFHPTERIIAAGDVTGRVLIWRGVGNRKLALGNQKKKVRAMVDLDNAGVRGEDDAESCTTWHWHSAEVNK